The DNA sequence ATTGCTGGCGCTGACGCGGCCCTGGTGCGCCTCGACCACGCGCTTGGCGATCGCCAGCCCGAGCCCGTAGCCGTCGGTATTCTTCCCCGGGTGGATGCTGCGGAAAAACGGCTGGAAGATCTTGTCGAGTTCCGCGTCCGGCACGCCCGGCCCCTGGTCGCGCACCACGACATGCGCCCATCCGGCAGCCGCATCCGATTGGACCGCGACGCCGACGACGCCACCCCTGGCCGTATGCTTGACCGCGTTGCGCACCACGTTTTCTATCGCGCGGTGCAGCAGCTCCGGATAGCCGGCGACGATCGCAAGTCCGCCGTCCACCAGCTCGACGTTCTTGCCCTCGTGCTCCACCTCGAAACGCGCATCGTCGACGATGTCGGCCACCAGCTCGCCGAGGTTCACGCTTTCCTCGGTGGAGCCCACCACGCCAGCTTCCAGGCGCGACAGCGTGAGCAGCTCGCCCACCAGGCCGTCCATGCGCACGCTTTCCCGCTCGATGCGTTCGAGCGACGCGTCGATGCGTTCCGGCCGTTGGCGCGCCAGTCCGATGGCGGCCTGCAGCCTCGCCAGCGGCGAACGCAGCTCGTGCGAAACGTCATGCAGCAGGCGGCGCTGGCCGTCCACCAGCTTGTGCAGGCGGTCCGCCATGCGGTCGAAGTCGCGCCCCAGTTCGGCCAGCTCGTCGCGCCGCTTGCCCATCGCCGGCGCCACCCGCGCATCCAGGTCGCCGGACGCCACCGCATCGAAGGCGGCGCGCAGGCTCTTGATCGGCTTCGAGAAATACCAGGCCAGCAGCAGCGCCGAGCCCAGGCTCGCCAGGATCGTGAACAGCATCGGTATCGTCGGAAAGTGCAGCGTGTCGCGCGGCGGCCGGCGGTAATCGGGCGGCGGTCCGCCCGGGCCGAAGGATCTTTCCTTCCACGGGACGAACAGCAGATAGCGCGTGCCGTCGGCGGCGAAGGCGACGCGCACCGCGTGGGCCCGGCCATCGGCCTGCTCGATCAGCTGGTGCGCATGATCCAGCAGCGCGCGATCCACGAAGCGGTTCAGTATGTCGTTGCCGCGCTGGTCGATCGCATACACCCGGTTGCCGTGCGCCTGACGCAGCAGGTCCTGCAGCGCGGGCGTGCCTCCGAAGCGCAGGGTGGCGGACGCCGAGTCGAGCATCATGGCGGCCGGCGGGCTCATGTCGAATTCCTCGGCGTGGCGCGCGTGGCTGCGTTCCTTGATCCAGAAGCTGGCGCTGATGGCCAGCACCGCCAGGCATTGCGCGGCCCAGATGGAGAGGAAGAATTTCCAGAACAGACGGCCCATGGAGGGTGAGTTCATGACACCTTATTCCCTGATGAACTGGTAGCCCTGCCGATGCACGGTCTGGATGCAGGAGCGGCCGTCCTCGAGCGTTCCCAGCTTGTGGCGCAGGCTGCTCAGGTGGACGTCGATGTTGCGGTCGAAGCGCGCCAGCGGCCGGCCCAGCCCCTTTTCCGACAGCTCGTTCTTGCTGACCGGCCGCCCGGCATTGCGCGCCAATACTTCCAGCAGGTTGAACTCGGTGCTCGTCAATTCCAGCGGCGCGCCCTCCCATTGCGCGCGGCGCTGCTGCGGCCACATCTGCAACGCGCCCACCGCCAGGTGTTGCGGCGCGACCTGCCCGGCCGCCGCCTGGGTGCGGCGCAGGATGGCGCGGATGCGCGCGCTCAGCTCGCGCGGCGTGCAGGGCTTGGGCACGTAATCGTCGGCGCCGAGCTCCAGTCCCAGGATGCGGTCGGTGTCGTCGCCCCGTGCCGTGAGCATCAGCACCGGCAGGGGACTCTTCGCGCGCAGCTGGCGCAAGGTCTCGACACCGTTCATTCTCGGCATCATGACGTCCATGACCGCGATCTCGAAGGCGCCGGTCAGCGCATGCGCAAGGCCGGTTTCGCCGTCATGCGCGGCGGCGACCTCGAAGCCGTCCTGTTCCAGATATTCCTTCAGCAGTTCCACCAGTTCCGCGTCGTCGTCGATCAATAACACTTTCGCCATTGCAGAACATTCCTTCTTGCCCGTATCCGCTCGAATGATAGCGGAGCACGCAGGCGCCATGCGGCGGCACAGGGCTTCTTTACGCAAATTTACCTTCCCTTTACCGGCTTTTACCCCCGGCGCCTCGACAATAGGTTGCGCGCGCTAGGGAGAACTGAACAGCGCGGGCTTAACGTTTCTTTACCTTTTACGTCTTCCGGCACCAGGCTGGCCGCCATGCCGACGTTATTTCCATCAGCAAGGCAGCATGTGCGGCCTTGGACAGCCATCATCAGGGAGGTCAACATGACAACAATTAGTGGAATTTCCAGTTCGCTGCTATCGGTGTTTCAGCTTAACCAGACCAGCGGCGTGAAGCAGGCCAGCGGCGCCAGCGGCCAGTGCGAAACGGGCGACGTGCAGGGCAACCGCCCGCCGGGACCGCCACCCGGAGGCGGACTTGCCGATGCAATCATGCAGGCGCTGTCCGATATCGGCGCGACCGGCCAGAGTTCGAGCGACGGTTCATCATCGTCGACCGGCACGTCATCTTCGTCCGACTCCTCCACCTCTTCGACCGCGTCTACCGCATCGGCTGACTCGCAATCGATTGCGCAAGCGTTCGGCGCCTTCATGCATAACCTGATCGGCGCGCTGCATGCGCAAAGCGAGTCGAAGACAGCTGCCGACGGCAGCCAGGACAGCGGCAACGGCGACGTCGCGCAAGTGCAGGGCGGGCACCATCATCACGGCGGCCCGGGCAATATCCAGTCCGACCTGCAAAGCCTGATCCAGAAGCTGTCGTCATCGAGCAGCGACAGCACGAGCAGCGACTCCACGAACTCCACGCCGTCGTCGCTGCAGCAAAGCTTCAGCAGCTTGCTGAGCGCGCTCGGCGCGAGCAACGGCAATGCGACACTGAACAAGTTCCTGCAGGCGCTGCAAAACGATCTGCCGGGCGTGACATCCTCCGGCAATATCGTCAATACGACGGCCTGAGCGCGGCCGTCGAACGGCGCACGTAACAAGGGCACGCTGCGCGTGCCCTTGTTCATTTCACCCCGTCGTCAGGGCAGGTAGTTGAGCCCTTCCGGCAGCGGCGGATTGACCGGCACCTCGAAGAACGGCCCGGCGCCGTCCGGGTCGATCACCGTGGCGCCGCCGGATGCGAGGAACACCGCCATCTGCTGCTGCGCACCCACCGCGTACGGCGCCGCGGCCGGGACGCCGATGTTGGTCAGGAAGGTGTGCGGATTCTTCGGCACGCCCGGGTTCGCGGCGACCGCCAGGTCGTTGCGGAACAGCGCGGCATTGGCCGCCAGATCGCCGGCGCGCAGAATGGCGGTCGTGGTCGGGTTGGGCACGGTGCCGTCGCCCCTGGCGAACTGGAACAGCACCGGCTTGGCCGCATTGCCCGGCAGCGGCTGCTTGCGGATGAAGGGGGCGTACGCCACCGGATTGCCCGCCTGCTGCACCCACTCGTTGCGATCCAGCAGCTCGGCGATGGCCATTGCGCCGGGCACGTTGTTGACGACCGGCGGCTGGTTGCGCAACGGGATGTTCTCGTTGAACGCGATGCCGCTTGCATCGGCGACGTTGATCAGCGACGGCACGCGCGTGGCCAGCGCAAAGCCGGTCAGCGGACGGAATCCGCCGAGCCGCGCCACTTCCGCGATCGAACCGCCCGCCACGTTCGGCACGCCGGCCTTGAGGTTGGGTTCGACGCCGAGCAGGATGGTGCCGTAGATGCCGCCGAACGACTGGCCCGCATAGTAGATGCGCTGCGCATCGAGGTCGGCCGTGCCGTCGCCGTCGATGTCCATGCCGACCTCGACTTCGCGCACCAGCTGCATGATGTCGATCACGGTCTGGCGCAGGCCGTCGCGATTGCTGATGATGGTGCGCGGCGGCGCGGCGTTGACGCCCTCGGTCGAATCGATGACGCCGTTGCCGTCCTGGTCGATGCCGCGCCCGCCGGCGCTGATCGTGACCGGCTCGCCTGTGGCGCGCTGCACGGTGAGCGTGCCGAGCGCGCCGCCGCCGTGGCCGACCACGTTGATCGACAGCGTGGCGATGCCGCGCGAGGCGAGCACCGAGGCGACCGCCCACGGCGCGCCGTACATGCTGTCGGTGAAGCCGTGGCCGAAGATCGCCACCGGCCAGCCGGCGGCCGGCTTGGCGCCGGCGGGAACGAACAGCTGGAACATCAATGCATTGCTGCCCTGCTGCTGCGGCTGGCCGGTCAGCGTGCCGGTGGCGGGGATGAACTTGCCCGAGGTCTGGTAATCGGGAGATGTGAAGCTCCCGTAGGCGATTTGCCCGACCGCGCCCGGGACCACGTGCAGCGCCGCCAGCGGCAAAGCCGATGACGTGAGTATGGGCGCGGCTTTATTCTGCCGGTTGAACTGCATGCCGGTGATGCCGGGCAGCGGGAACACGGCGCGCACCGTGTTGCCGGCGCTGCTGCCGACCATGAAGCTGGCCGGCGCCGGCGTGCTTTGCTTGATCCGGCGCATGATCTTATACAAGTCGGCGCTGATGCTTTGCGTGGTAAACAGGCTGGCCGCCACCAGGTGGTACTTGCCGGCATGACGCGTACTTGCCGCATCGCGCAGCTCGCGCAGGTACTCGCTGCTGTCGCGGCTTTGCCCGGCGCCGAACATGTCGCCCAGGCCGTGCGACTTGATCGGCTTGCCGCTCGCATCGCGCACGCCGTCGGTAACGACCAGCAAATAGCGCGAATGCTCGTTGAGCAAGGCGTCCGACTCGACGGCCAGCGTCCGGGTTTGCGGATCCCACAGCACCTGGTTGATGCCGATTTTCTGGCCGGCGCCGGCCTGCGTCAGGGTGTCGCCCAGGTTCAGCAGGAAGATCGTGTCGCTGTTGACGCTGCCCACGTCGATATCGCCGGTAAACGGGATCGTGATGCGCGGCTGTGTCGAAAAGCCGTCGAGCGTGTTGATCACGTCGATGTCGGCGCAGTCGCTCGGACGCACCGCGCAATCGGGCTTGGGCAGGTTGACGCGGCGGTAGGTGTTGTGCGACCAGTCCGCCACCGTGAAGCGGTTGGACGGGAACGGGCTGGCTGCCGGGTCGGACAGGTCGAACTTGACGCTGACGCCGTCGGCCAGCGCCGCCAGCGGCAGGCACGACAATAGCAGGGTGGCCGCCAGCCGGCGGCCAGATGAACGGTGCATGCTTGTCTCCTCTTTTCGGATTGTTTTTGCTGTGGGGGATCAAGCCGACCGCCATCGAAGGCAGCGGTGGGCTTAACCTTTGTCACAGTAGCGAGGTATCAAGCAAGAAATCTTGTTGGTTCTCAAGTTTATGCTTGTGACATCGAAACTGGCACCGCAAGGTCAATGCCACCTTGCCGGCGCCAGGAAGAGGAGAAAGAGCACTGCGTTCAGCGGGCGTGGTCGATCTGCGCCAGCGCTTCGCGAATGGCGCGCGCGTCCTCCGGGCGCACCAGACGGGCGACTTCCTTGCCGTTGTCCAGGAAAATCAGCGTGGGCCACAGCTTGACCCGGTAGGAGCGGCCCAGCGGACGTCCCCTGCCATCCTCGACCTTGATGTGCTGCACCTGCGGATGGGCGGCGAAGGCGTCCGTCAGCAGCGGTTGCGCGGCCAGGCAGAAGCCGCACCAGGGCGCGCCGAATTCGAGCACGGCAGGACCCGCGAGCCCATCGATTTGGGCGCGTTCCGGTTCGGTCGCGGCATAGACATTGTTCATCGCCATGTTGGCCTCCTCGCTGTTGCGGAAAATGCGTTCGCTCTTCAGCTTAGCAGCTGTGCGGAGCCGGCGCCGGCGGGCGGAAAGCCAGCTGCTGCGTCACGAAGCCGTTGAATGCCTCCAGCAGGGGCTGGTATTTCGCCTCGTCCCTTTCCAGCTGCACCAGCGCGTAACATGCCGCTTCCAGCGTGGACAACTGGTGCGCGCCATGCGCCTTGCGGATCAGGTAGCGCGAGGCCGGCGCGTCATGCAGGGCCAGACGCGGCAGCGTTTGCAGCAGCGGATTGGCATAGAGCATTTTGCGGCTCTTGCGCCAGGTGCCGTCCAGCACCACCAGCCGCAGCCGGCCGGGATTATCCAGCGCCACGCCAGCCAGGGGCGGCGACGGCATCAGCGCGGCGCCCGCCGGCGTGTCGGGGTAAAGCAGGATCGCCTGCCGTGACTGGGCATGCGGGTCGGCCGCTTGCGCAAATGGCGCGTGCAGCAGCGCCTTTAACTCCTGTTCGTCGAACGTTTCGCCGACGGCAATCCGGCTATGCGGCAGGCTCAGGTGCAGCAGCGGCGCGCTGCCCTTGGCGTGGCCGGCTTCCAGCGGATGCTGCAACACCAGCACCTCGACCGCATGCGTCACCGGCGTCACCCAGCGGCAGATGCAAGCCGGCTGCGCCCGGCGACAGCGGGCGCAGACCAGGCGGCGGGCAGGATGAAGCGAGGTCATGGATGCCGGTTCAGGATGACCAGCGCGATTCCTCCCAGAATCGCCACCGCCGCCAGCACGATGCGCAGCGTGACGGGCTCGCCGAGGAACAGGATGCCGCCCAGCGCGGCGATGACCGGTACGCTGAGCTGCAAGGTCGATGCCGTCGTCGCCCGCAGCGCCGGCAGCACGGCGTACCACAGCGCATAACCGAGGCCCGAGGTCAGCGCCCCGGAGGCGACGGCATAACCGGCGCCGGCCGCATCCAGCCGGGCGCCGCCCGCCATGGCGAGGCTGAGCGCAACTGCAAGCAGCGTCGCGCGGCAAAAATTGCCGGCCGTGACAGCGGTCGGATCGCCCGCGCCTTTGCCGCGCAGCGAATAGATGCCCCAGGCGACGCCGGCGGCCAGCATCAGCAGCGCGCCCTGCAGCGGCGGCGCCGCCAGACCCGGCAGCAAGAGGCCGACCAGCCCGCCGAGCGCCAGCAGCAGGCCCAGCAGCTGCAAGGCGCGCAGGCGCTCGCCGCTCCAGATGCCGTAGCCGATCATGGTGGCCTGGACCGCGCCGAACAGCAGCAGCGCGCCGGTGCCGGCCGGCAGGCTGAGGTAGGCATAGGAAAAGCCGGCGGCATACGCAAACAGCGCCAAGGCCGACCGCCAGCTGCCATGCCCAGCCAGGCGCGCGCCGCGCAGGCGCACCAGGAGCCAGAGCATGAGCGCGCCGGATGCGATGCGGATCGTGGTGAAGCTGGCCGCGTCGATGGCGGTGTGCCTGAGCGCGGCGCGGCACAGCAGGGAATTGCCGGCGAACGCGATCATCGTGACCGCGATCAGCGCGGCCAGGGCGAGCGGGCGCCTCATTGCGGTTCTGCCCATTGCGGATTCCATGCGACTTCCCACACGTGCCCGTCGGGGTCCTGGAAATAGCCGGCGTAGCCGCCCCAGAAGGTGTCGTGCGCCGGCTTGACGATGACGGCGCCGGCGCTTTGCGCCTGCCGCATCACGCCGTCAACGTCCTCCCTGGACGCAACGTTGTGGCCGAGAGTCAGGTCGGTGGCACTCGGGGGCGATTGCGCCAGGCCGGTGTCGTGCGCAATGCTGGCGCGCTGCCAGAGCGCGAGCTTCACGCCGGCCTGCAAGTCGAAAAAGGCGACGGCACCGTGGGCGAATTCTTGCCCGACGATGCCTTGCGTGGACAGGCCGAGGCCGTCGCGGTAGAAGCGCAGCGCGCGCTCCAGGTCGTCGACGCCGAGGGTAATGACGGTGATGCGCGGTTTCATCTGCATGGTCTCCATCCTGGTTCGCCGGCGGCAGGAAGCGGATGGCGGCACCGCGTCCGGATAATGCCGGGCGTGGGCAACATCCTACACCGGGAGCGGAAAAGGCATGCCAGGCGCGCGCAAACTGGCGCATGCCGGCGCCGACCGCCGCGGCGGCGATCGGTGGCGGAACGGAAACCGGGACTTACAGCTTGGTCGCGGAGATGATCTGGAAATTGCCGAAGAAGTAAGTGCTGCGTTCGCAGCGCCAGTTGCCGTTTTTTTCCAGGTGGCTGACGGGATCGTGGGTATCCCACAGCGCCAGGCCCAGCGGCTCGAACACCTTGAAGTAGGCCCAGCTCAGCGCGCGCAGCACGCGCACGCTGGGACGGTGGAATTCGGCGACGAACAGCTTGCCGCCCGGTTCGAGCAGGCGTCCGGCCTCGTTGAGCGCCTGCCCTTTCAGGTGGTGCGGCAGCTCGTGCAGCAGGAAGAAGATGACGTTGGCGGCGACGGCGCCGTCGCCCTGCTGCATGCAGGTGGCGTTTTCCTCGACGTACTCCACCTTGTCGGCGTAGGCGGCGAGCTTGCCCTTGGCGTGGTCGAGTTCGTTGGCGATCAGGTCGGCGATGATGACGCGCTCGGCGCCGCTTTGCACCGCCGCTTTCACGACGCGCGGAATGACGTTGCCGAAGGCGCAGGACGTGATCAGCAGCTTCTTGTTTCTCAAGTCCATCTGGCGGATGTCGGCGACGATCTTCGAGACCAGGCGGCGGTACTGGAACAGCAGGATGGCCGAGATAATCGGCTGGAAGTCGACGGCCTTGATGAGCCGCATGTTGGAATAGACCGGATAGACATGCGCGCTTTCGGACGGCACGCCGGGCGCCATGGCGCGCACTACCAGCGCGCCGCGCGTCACGACAAAGAAAAACAGGGCAGTCAGGGTCAATACGGCGAATACGACAATCGCTGCGCTAATCATCCACGCATTCATTACATTTCCTCAATAGAAAAATTCGATACCCTTCGGCTTCGGGGCAAGTTGAAGTTTATCGAGAGCAAGAGCAATGCCATGCTCTGCCAAGCAATCGGAAAGGCTTCATCATTCCATATGGCAATTCCAGCCGCCATGACGCGCAGTAGGTTTTTCTCGAAATGAAAAGGCGTTTTCCCGACAATTGGAAATCGGACGGCACGATTTGACGCCGCCCGGGGTGCTGCTGACCGGCGAAAAAAAACCGTGTCCATGGACACGGTTTTCCCGGGGCGGCGGGCATGGTGGGCGCGGCCGGCGCGCCGCTCGCTCAGTCCGGCAGTGCCGGATAGTCGATGTAGCCGTGCGGACCGACACCGCCGTACAGCGGTGCATCCTCGAACAGCGGATTGAGCGGCGCATTCTCGCGGAAGCGGCGCACCAGGTCGGGATTGCTGATCAGCGGGCGGCCGAAGGACACCAGGTCGGCGCGGCCGCTGGTGATCGCATCGATCGCCATCTCCTTGGTGTAGCCGTTGTTCACCATCCAGACGCCGGAATACAGGCGGCGCAAGGCTTCGTAATCGAACGGCGCGTTGTCGCGCGGACCGCCCGTGTGCCCTTCCACCACGTGGATGAAGACCGGATGCAGCTTTTCGAGCTCGCGCACGACGTACTCGAACAGCGGCTGCGGCGCGGATTCCGACGAGTCGTTTACCGGCGAGACGGGAGAAATGCGGATGCCGGTGCGCTCGGCGCCGATCTCGCCGACCACGGCCTGCATCACTTCCAGCAGGAAGCGGGCGCGGTTCTCGATGCTGCCGCCGTAGCGGTCGACCCGCTTGTTGGAGCCGTCGCGCAGGAAGGCATCGATCAGGTAGCCGTGGGCGCCGTGGATTTCGACGCCGTCGAAGCCTGCCTTGATCGCGTTGGCGGCGGCGGTGCGGAAGTCATCGACCACGCCGGCGATCTCGTCGGTCTCCAGCGCGCGCGGCACCGAGGTATCGGCATAGCCGACGCCGGGGATATAGGTCTTGGCCTGGGCGGCGATGGCCGACGGCGCCACCGGCGCCTGCCCGTGGGGCTGGAAGGCGGTATGCGACATGCGGCCGGTATGCCACAGCTGCACGAAGATCTTGCCGCCGCGGCGGTGCACTTCGTCGGTCACTTTCTTCCACTCCGCGATCTGTTGCGGCGTATGCAAGCCCGGGGTGCTGGCGTAGCCTTGCGCCGTGTCGGACACCTGGGTCGCTTCGGCGATGATCAGCCCGACCGATGCGCGCTGCGCGTAATACTCGATCGTCATTTCGGCCGGCACGTTGCCCTGGTCGGCGCGGTTGCGCGTCATCGGCGCCATGACGATGCGGTTCTTCAACTCCAGCGGACCCAATTTGACTGGCTGGAACAGGGCATCTGCGAGGAATGGTTCGGTCTGTTTGCTCATGTTGTTGCTTGACTCACGGTTGAAGTGATGGAAAAGGCCGGCAATCACGCCGGGCGAAGGAATTGGTTCAGCATGAGGCCGACGCTTTCGCGCAGGGACGCCACCGACTGCTCGATCTTCATGCGCAGCAGCGCGCCTTCCCACACGTCCCACATGAGGGCGGCCAGCACGGCGGCATCCATGTCGCGGCGCACCTCGCCCGCCTCCTGGGCGGCGCGCATCAGGTCCGCCAGGTTGGCGCGCCAGCCAGCCATGGCTGCGGCGAGGCGCTGGCGGCACAGGTCGCTGGACTCGGCCATCTCGGCGGCGAAGTTCCCGATCAGGCAGCCCTTCCAGCAGGGCGCGCGCTCGTGGTGCGCGATCATCTGATCGAAGGCATAGGCGATCGCCGCCAGCGGTTGCGGCGGCGCCGCGCTCATCATGGCGTCCCAGCTTTGCCCCACCTGCTCGGCGTACTGGTCGATGATGGCAGCGGCGAACGCCTCCTTGCTGTCGAAATGGTTATAGAACGACCCCTTCGGCACACCCGCCAGGTCAGTGATCTGCTGGATGCCGGTGGCGTTGTAGCCTTGCTGCGAAAACAGCTCGCGGCCGGCGGCGATGAGCTGGGTGGGGATAGCGGTTTTTCCGGGAGTGCGTGCCATGGAAAAATTATATGACCAGTCGTCTTAAAATGCAAACAGCCTTGCTCGGCCACCGCCGCGCGCTCCAATGCCGGGCATCGCCATTCGAATTGTCGGCATGGCTTACATTCGCCGACGAGCCTGCTATGATGATTTGCTTGCCGCAAGGCAAATTTATTCAACCTGCATCATCGCTGCGCCCAGCCGAAGGCGGAGCGCGCGAAGTCATATCGAGGGCAACATGAATCTGGAAGAAGCGCTGGCCAAGGAGGGAGAAATCAGGCCGAAGCTCCTCGCCGCGATCACCGGCAAATATCAGCTCGACGCCAAGGGCGTCGCCAGGGTCGACGCCTGTGCGCTCGGCAACTGGCTGCACGGTGAAGCGGAAAGCAAGTTCCCGCTGGTGAAAAGCTATACGCCCTGCGTCGAAGCGCATGACGCTTTTCATGCCGAGCTGGAAAAAGTCGTACGGCAAATCAACCTGGGCGAGTACGAACAGGCGCAAGCGATGCTGGGCAACGGCACGCCCTGCACCAAGGCCTTCGTGGCGATGGTCGCGGCGACCAGGCAATTCAAGAAGGACGCCCGCCTCTAGGGTTCGAACGCCCCTGCCCTGGTTCACCACATCCTCTAATGGCCGTGCGGCGGGTACAATCCCGCACGCCGCGCCGCGCGGCGCTTACCTCACGAGATTTTCCATGGCCCGCCTGAAACTTGAATTCCCCGAAGACCAATACCTCTATTCCACCCAGCTCACGGTGCGCGTGACCGACATCAACGGCGCCAACCACCTCGGCAACGACTCTATGATTTCGATGATTTCGGAGGCACGGGCGCGCTTCCTGTTCGAGTTCGGCATCGAGGAAACGCAAGGCGACGGCACCGGCATCATCGTCACCGACTTGGCCACCACCTACCGCACCGAGGCGCATGCGCGCGACCAGCTGCTGTTCGAGGTCGGCGTGATGGACTTTAACAAGTATGGCGGCGACATCACCTTCCGCATCACCCGTCCGCGCGATGGCGCGCTGGTGGCGATGGCGAAATCCGGTTTCGTATTCTTCAACTACCGCAGCAAGAAGGTGGTGCCGATGCCGGAACTCTTTTATCGCAAGTTCGCGAAGGTGAACTGGATCGACGGCAAGGTGGAATAAAAAAGCCGATGCGGCGACACCGCATCGGCCGGACCGCATTCCCGGAACGCGCCTCAGGGCTGTCGGCGCTTGCGCATCGCGCCCAAGCCGGCCAGACCCAGGCTCATGAGCGCCAGCGTGCCGGGCAGGGGCACCCTGCCCGACGGCGGCAATACGGCGCCGAAGCCGTCGAGATAGGCATAGCCGGTATGGCCGCTCCACTCGCAATCCGCCGCCAGCAGCGACAGCGTGAAGTCATGGCCGGAAAGCGCGGCGTCGATCGTGAGCTGCTCGATCTGCCACAGCGGCGTGTAGAACAGGTCGCCGGACGACGAGAAGCGGCTGTCCACGCCGCCCCCGGTCAGGCCCGCGTCATAGTCGCGGCTGATGAGCACGGTGTCGGTGGTATCGTCGCGCAGAACGACCTTGAACAACGCCGATTCGCTTTCGTCGTGGCCGCCGTTTTCAAGCACGGCCTTCCAGGCAAAGAAGATGCTGCCGTCGGTATAGTTCTGCACATGCTGGCTGATGGCCGAGGCATAGCCGCCGGAGCGGGTATCCTCGATACGATACGAATAATTGCCGCTGTAGACCGTGCTGCCCAGGAGCGATCCGAGAACGGGATCGACGCTGCCGGCGCCGATGATCGCCGAGCGGGTCGAATCTCCCGTGTACAACGAACCGCCCGGCAAGGCATTGTCGGGGTTGAGCGAGGTGTTGGATATGCCGCCGCGATCGGCGCCGCCGGTCACCCAGCCGTTCGTATTGCCATCCTCGAAGCCGCCGTTGATGAAAGGCGCCGCCATGGCGCTGCCCGACAGGGCCAGCGCCAATGCGCCCAAGCCCAGTAACGTTGCACTCTTCATTGATACCTCGTCTCTTGTTTTGATGATGTTTGCTGCCAATACATGCACCGCAGTTACATCAAAGCATTTTGAGTGCCAGCATCTTTCATTTTTGGTAACTATTTGAATGCAAACAATATTTTGCGAGCCATCAATCGTTGTCTTAAAGAAACTGTAAAAGTTTCCGACACTGCACATCTTTGGCAAAACGCCAAAGAGAAACGCATGGCCTTGCACCATGCCCAGGCGAGGGAAAGGGAGTCGCGGAAAAGATGACGCCGGCTGTGAGCCGGCCCGGATGAGCGGGCCGCCAGGCGCTTGAACGCGTGTCCGGCGCTACGCGGTCTGGCCGAATATCTCCGCGAACTTCAGCCGGTCCGTGGTCGCCCGGCGCGCGTCGTCAAAGCTCACTTTCTTTGCCCGCAGCAGCGCCGCGAGCTCATCGTTCATCGTG is a window from the Noviherbaspirillum sp. UKPF54 genome containing:
- a CDS encoding Ig-like domain-containing protein — encoded protein: MHRSSGRRLAATLLLSCLPLAALADGVSVKFDLSDPAASPFPSNRFTVADWSHNTYRRVNLPKPDCAVRPSDCADIDVINTLDGFSTQPRITIPFTGDIDVGSVNSDTIFLLNLGDTLTQAGAGQKIGINQVLWDPQTRTLAVESDALLNEHSRYLLVVTDGVRDASGKPIKSHGLGDMFGAGQSRDSSEYLRELRDAASTRHAGKYHLVAASLFTTQSISADLYKIMRRIKQSTPAPASFMVGSSAGNTVRAVFPLPGITGMQFNRQNKAAPILTSSALPLAALHVVPGAVGQIAYGSFTSPDYQTSGKFIPATGTLTGQPQQQGSNALMFQLFVPAGAKPAAGWPVAIFGHGFTDSMYGAPWAVASVLASRGIATLSINVVGHGGGALGTLTVQRATGEPVTISAGGRGIDQDGNGVIDSTEGVNAAPPRTIISNRDGLRQTVIDIMQLVREVEVGMDIDGDGTADLDAQRIYYAGQSFGGIYGTILLGVEPNLKAGVPNVAGGSIAEVARLGGFRPLTGFALATRVPSLINVADASGIAFNENIPLRNQPPVVNNVPGAMAIAELLDRNEWVQQAGNPVAYAPFIRKQPLPGNAAKPVLFQFARGDGTVPNPTTTAILRAGDLAANAALFRNDLAVAANPGVPKNPHTFLTNIGVPAAAPYAVGAQQQMAVFLASGGATVIDPDGAGPFFEVPVNPPLPEGLNYLP
- a CDS encoding DMT family transporter codes for the protein MRRPLALAALIAVTMIAFAGNSLLCRAALRHTAIDAASFTTIRIASGALMLWLLVRLRGARLAGHGSWRSALALFAYAAGFSYAYLSLPAGTGALLLFGAVQATMIGYGIWSGERLRALQLLGLLLALGGLVGLLLPGLAAPPLQGALLMLAAGVAWGIYSLRGKGAGDPTAVTAGNFCRATLLAVALSLAMAGGARLDAAGAGYAVASGALTSGLGYALWYAVLPALRATTASTLQLSVPVIAALGGILFLGEPVTLRIVLAAVAILGGIALVILNRHP
- a CDS encoding class I SAM-dependent methyltransferase — protein: MNAWMISAAIVVFAVLTLTALFFFVVTRGALVVRAMAPGVPSESAHVYPVYSNMRLIKAVDFQPIISAILLFQYRRLVSKIVADIRQMDLRNKKLLITSCAFGNVIPRVVKAAVQSGAERVIIADLIANELDHAKGKLAAYADKVEYVEENATCMQQGDGAVAANVIFFLLHELPHHLKGQALNEAGRLLEPGGKLFVAEFHRPSVRVLRALSWAYFKVFEPLGLALWDTHDPVSHLEKNGNWRCERSTYFFGNFQIISATKL
- a CDS encoding VOC family protein, which gives rise to MKPRITVITLGVDDLERALRFYRDGLGLSTQGIVGQEFAHGAVAFFDLQAGVKLALWQRASIAHDTGLAQSPPSATDLTLGHNVASREDVDGVMRQAQSAGAVIVKPAHDTFWGGYAGYFQDPDGHVWEVAWNPQWAEPQ
- a CDS encoding tRNA-uridine aminocarboxypropyltransferase codes for the protein MTSLHPARRLVCARCRRAQPACICRWVTPVTHAVEVLVLQHPLEAGHAKGSAPLLHLSLPHSRIAVGETFDEQELKALLHAPFAQAADPHAQSRQAILLYPDTPAGAALMPSPPLAGVALDNPGRLRLVVLDGTWRKSRKMLYANPLLQTLPRLALHDAPASRYLIRKAHGAHQLSTLEAACYALVQLERDEAKYQPLLEAFNGFVTQQLAFRPPAPAPHSC
- a CDS encoding ATP-binding protein produces the protein MNSPSMGRLFWKFFLSIWAAQCLAVLAISASFWIKERSHARHAEEFDMSPPAAMMLDSASATLRFGGTPALQDLLRQAHGNRVYAIDQRGNDILNRFVDRALLDHAHQLIEQADGRAHAVRVAFAADGTRYLLFVPWKERSFGPGGPPPDYRRPPRDTLHFPTIPMLFTILASLGSALLLAWYFSKPIKSLRAAFDAVASGDLDARVAPAMGKRRDELAELGRDFDRMADRLHKLVDGQRRLLHDVSHELRSPLARLQAAIGLARQRPERIDASLERIERESVRMDGLVGELLTLSRLEAGVVGSTEESVNLGELVADIVDDARFEVEHEGKNVELVDGGLAIVAGYPELLHRAIENVVRNAVKHTARGGVVGVAVQSDAAAGWAHVVVRDQGPGVPDAELDKIFQPFFRSIHPGKNTDGYGLGLAIAKRVVEAHQGRVSASNQSNQEMGGLCVAISLPLQRERHEPAAGR
- a CDS encoding thioredoxin family protein, which encodes MAMNNVYAATEPERAQIDGLAGPAVLEFGAPWCGFCLAAQPLLTDAFAAHPQVQHIKVEDGRGRPLGRSYRVKLWPTLIFLDNGKEVARLVRPEDARAIREALAQIDHAR
- a CDS encoding response regulator transcription factor, giving the protein MAKVLLIDDDAELVELLKEYLEQDGFEVAAAHDGETGLAHALTGAFEIAVMDVMMPRMNGVETLRQLRAKSPLPVLMLTARGDDTDRILGLELGADDYVPKPCTPRELSARIRAILRRTQAAAGQVAPQHLAVGALQMWPQQRRAQWEGAPLELTSTEFNLLEVLARNAGRPVSKNELSEKGLGRPLARFDRNIDVHLSSLRHKLGTLEDGRSCIQTVHRQGYQFIRE